Proteins encoded by one window of Myripristis murdjan chromosome 1, fMyrMur1.1, whole genome shotgun sequence:
- the LOC115366916 gene encoding uncharacterized protein LOC115366916, with protein sequence MSSMEVIFLIFVLHLGGLCCIEANPLTVTGVVGEQVTFTCSHSFASSNTKYFCKETCEHEDVLIRSETKPAFSKGRYRIWDGGNTFNVTITDLKVTDTGMYRCAIDRLGLDTYTAVRLIVTHGHKRNPEDKIIQSSSPEAEITNTSSSNKLVYTGASLGVAVLALAFVLLVFIRKRNRRNTTAFSVKNQKTVYAMSNQHRDVHCDITTYDNLPAGSRSNTSSAVQHQVTSRDADNIYSNVAESTPDSLVYSTVTFNTETDHGSLMPRKESVMYATITYNDSRGSDDETKAYDSHSV encoded by the exons ATGAGCAGCATGGAGGTCATTTTCCTAATCTTTGTTTTACATCTGGGAG GGTTATGTTGCATTGAGGCTAATCCTCTTACAGTAACAGGAGTGGTAGGAGAGCAGGTCACTTTCACATGCTCTCACTCCTTTGCATCTTCTAATACAAAATACTTCTGCAAGGAAACATGTGAGCATGAAGATGTCCTGATAAGAAGTGAAACGAAGCCTGCCTTTTCAAAGGGCAGATACAGGATTTGGGACGGAGGAAACACATTCAACGTGACCATTACTGACCTCAAAGTGACCGACACGGGGATGTACAGGTGTGCGATAGACAGACTTGGCTTGGATACATACACTGCAGTCCGTCTCATAGTCACACACG GACACAAAAGGAATCCTGAAGATAAAATAATACAGTCTAGTTCACCTGAAGCAGAGATTACAAATACCTCATCCTCTA aTAAGCTGGTGTACACTGGTGCAAGTCTTGGTGTAGCTGTGTTGGCGCTGGCATTCGTCCTTCTGGTATTCATCAGAAAACGAAACAGGCGAAACACCACTGCATTTTCTG TGAAGAACCAGAAGACTGTCTATGCCATGTCCAATCAGCACCGAGACGTACACTGTGACATCACCACCTATGATAATCtaccagcaggaagcaggagcAACACTTCATCCGCTGTTCAACACCAAGTTACAAGCAGAGACGCAGACAATATTTACTCCAACGTGGCCGAATCTACCCCAGACAGCCTCGTCTACTCCACTGTGACCTTTAACACAGAAACAGATCACGGCTCTCTTATGCCACGCAAGGAATCAGTCATGTACGCTACCATTACCTACAATGACTCGAGAGGAAGTGATGATGAAACCAAGGCTTATGATTCTCACTCCGTTTGA